The Nitrososphaerota archaeon genome window below encodes:
- a CDS encoding DNA-3-methyladenine glycosylase has protein sequence MEARLGRSFFERYTPFVARDLLGCTIVRILDGIRMAGEIVEAEAYRGKRDPASHAYVGKTPRNAVMFGEPGHAYIYFTYGFHHMLNFATESEGTPGAVLIRAIHPTEGESAMKANRGVGAPSGVTDGPGKLTKALKIDRDFNGEDLVTSERLFVERGRAPKEFGTSSRVGIREGAGYRWRFYVKGDAFVSKGRPTPSKPRTHN, from the coding sequence TTGGAAGCGAGACTAGGGCGTTCGTTCTTTGAGAGATACACCCCGTTTGTCGCCAGAGACCTCCTCGGCTGCACAATCGTCCGGATTCTTGACGGGATTCGCATGGCCGGTGAGATAGTGGAAGCCGAGGCCTACAGAGGGAAGCGAGACCCCGCGAGTCACGCCTATGTCGGCAAGACGCCCAGGAACGCCGTGATGTTCGGAGAGCCAGGGCACGCCTACATTTACTTCACATATGGCTTCCACCACATGCTCAACTTCGCCACAGAGTCCGAAGGAACTCCAGGAGCAGTCCTGATTAGGGCAATCCACCCCACCGAGGGGGAGTCGGCCATGAAAGCTAATCGAGGAGTGGGGGCACCAAGTGGCGTAACCGATGGGCCGGGGAAGCTAACCAAGGCCTTGAAGATAGACCGGGACTTCAACGGGGAAGATCTCGTGACGTCGGAGCGGCTCTTCGTTGAGAGGGGACGGGCCCCAAAGGAATTCGGAACAAGTTCGAGGGTCGGCATAAGAGAAGGGGCGGGCTATCGGTGGCGGTTCTACGTGAAGGGGGATGCCTTCGTCTCCAAAGGAAGACCAACTCCGTCCAAGCCCAGAACCCATAACTAA